The nucleotide sequence TGTTCTAAGATGTGCAGGATATAATGGAGTGGATATTAAATATGCAAAAAATAAAATAACTGTAGTTAGAGTTCCTGCATATTCACCAAATTCAATTGCAGAAATATCAATTGGTATGATACTTACTTTAACAAGGAAAATTAATAAGGCTATTAATAAAACTAAAAATTACAATTTTTCTCTTGAAGGATTGGTAGGATTTGATTTATTCAATAGAACTGTTGGTATAATTGGAACTGGTAAGATTGCACAAGAATTTATGAAAATTTTATCAGGCATAGGCATGAAAATATTAGCATATGATTTGTATCCAAATTATGAATTGGAGAGTAAGCTAGGATTTAAATATGTTGATTTGGATACTATCTATAAGGAAAGTGATATTATTTCTTTACATTGTCCATTAACTAGTGATAATGCACACATGATAAATAAGGATTCAATATCTAAGATGAAAGATAGAGTTATAATTGTAAATACAGCTAGAGGAATGTTAATTGATACGAAAGCATTAATTGATGCGATAAAATCTGGAAAAGTTTATGGTGCAGCTTTAGATGTTTATGAGAATGAGAAAAATTATTTCTTTAATGATTGTTCAGAAACAGGCATTGATGATGAAATGTTAAAGGAGCTTTTATCACTTGAGAATGTTATACTTTTTTCACATCAAGCTTATTTAACAGAAGAAGCATTAACAAATATTGCATTAGTTTCTTTAAATAATATTAAGAGTTTTTGTAATAACGAATTTTTGAATAACGAAGTATTTTATGATGAATTACAAGATAAGATAGTTGATTTTAGGAAATAGATAATAAATTTATTGCAGTAATAAATCACTATTACTGCAAATTTTTTATAATTTATAAAGTCATATGAGGAGCAAATGATAATGAAAGTATATAAATTTTTGGCTTCATTTACAGTTATAGTTTTATTTGTTAGTTTGTTTTTTAATACAAATGTACATGCTATAATAAATAGATATTTTGAAGATACTTTTGAGGTAAGTGTACCAGGGCTTCCAAGCAAGTATAGTAATGTATTTTGTAATTTAGAAGATGTTAGTGTTGAAATAAAAGAGGATAAGATAGTAATATTAAATCTTGTTCCCGATCAGGTTTATCATAATGTTGAAATTACATTTACAGATGATATCGGTAGAAAATATGAATTTAATTTTGATAATGTTATAACTTCACTACCAAAGAAAGCGAATAACAAATTTGTTTATGATGCTTATTTAAATGGGTTAGGGAGAAAACCTGATCATACAGGATTTAAATATTGGTTTGGAAGATTAAGTAGTGGAACTATTACGGCTGTGGACTTTATAAATGAAATGGTAAGTTCAGATGAATTTAATTCAAATTATAGTATGTCTATAGAAAAGATAAAGGCATTATATAAAACTGTAGTGGGAAGAGAAGCGGATGAAGAGGGACTTGGTTTTTGGTTAAGTGAATTTAATATTTTAGTAGAACAAAATGGTATTAAAAGTAGTAATGCAATATTAGAGTTAGTAAAAAGAATGGTAAGTGAAAATGAATTTATTAGTATAGTGGAAGAGGCGGGCTTTATATATAACTAAAGGGGAGATAAGCTCCCCCTTTTTTATTTTTTAAAATAATTTTAAACTTAATTCATCACTTTGGTTATCGAAAAGATCAACTAATTTAATTTTTAAATTTATGTAGTCATCTACTTCTAGTATGGATTGTTTAGTAAGCTCAGAATATTCGCCATTATTTATTTTATACAATATTTTTTTAATTGAGTTATGATTATATAAATCTAAAACAACTCTAAACATTAAATCATTAGTTGAAACAGATGGAATATTTGGTTTATTTAAAATATCAGCTATTATTGAAATTAGGAAGGTTGCACATTTATTTATATAAATTGTATTTGTTTCAGAAACGATTCTTACGAAATCAATTTTATTATTTGAAATATTATTGAATTGAGTTTTATCTATAATTTCTGAAAAATTAATAAAGTTAAATGAATTATAATTAATAGAATCGTTAATAAATGTAGATATTTTGGATTCATTATTTAAATTTAATACATTGACTTTATTAAGGGTGTCTTCAAATTGAAGATCTATTATAGATAATAAATCGAGATGAACCAATACATCATCTATTGAAGTATTAATAGTGTTGCTAATACTTGACGAATTATTAATGAATAATACAGAAAGATGATATTTTTTATTAAAATTTTCAAATAATCTAAGCATTTCAAATATCATTGAAATATTTTTAGGATTAAATTCATTATTTGAATTAAAGTATGTTGTAGTAATTAAAAGGGTTTTTGTATTAATATCACCTAACTCGGATCTTTTAGTGAAAAGGATATTATTATTTTTGGATTTTTGTGCGAAATTGTATTCAATTTCTTCATTAAAACCAATATTATCTAAAACATTTATAATTCTAGCATTAAGATTTTTTATAAATTCATAATTTGATGGATAATCTTGATATATTTTTTGTAATTCATTAGATTGAGAGTTTATATTTGAAATTTCAAAATTCACTTCATCTATAGCAAGATTTTTATATAATTTATTAACTTCAATATCAACATTGAATTTTTTATTAGCAGTATTATTTCCATAATATCTATTTGATATAGTAAAACGTGAACAAGATGTGATTGAAAAAATTATAAGGAACATAAATATATATTGTTGTAATTTCATTAGTAAAATCCCCACTAAGTTAAAATTTTAGAGTATATTATTTTTTATGTTATTTAATTTTGAATCTATGGAGTCTATTAAATTATTTTGTGTAAAATTAGTGTAATTTTCTATATTTAGATTATTAGCTTCTAATATTTTTTTAATTTCGATTAATTCGGAGTCAATGTTATTGAGTTCAATGTCACTATAATTTTTATTAAAATTATTTAAATAAAAATTTATATTATTTATATTTGAGTTTATTTGATTGGCAGAGTTAAATAAATTTTGGATTTCATGTTCATCCATACTACATTCCTCCAGAAAATAATTATAATATTAAATTATGCAAAAATAAACTTAAAGCGTTATGATTATAAAAATTAAATGTACATTTTTTAAAATAAGGATTAATAAAATAAAATAAAATAGAATTTATGGAGGGAATTGTGACCAAAACTAAACTATTTAATTTTATTTTATTTATGGATTTTATAATATATATATTTTCAAATTTGATTCTATTTAAATATGTTCCGCAGAACTCATATTACATATTTTACATGTGCTTAAGAGATATAATATTATTTTTATTTTCTATCGCAGTATATTTAAATTTTTATAATTCCAGAATAAGTTCAATGTTAGTGTTTCCAAAACTAAATAGTAAAATTATTAAAAATTCAATAATAATTGGAATTTCATTTTATTTGATAGCTAATGGTGTGAATTTGATTTTTACATCAATATTTAAATTTACTTTAGGAAATAGGTTTTATCTGAATAATATTTATATAAGAGATTATTTTGGTTTTGAATTTATTTTTTATATTTTTGTTCATACGATTTTTACAGAATTATTTTTTAGATGTATTTTAAAAGATGCATTTAAATTTTTATCAAATAAGGCTAGATTGGTATTATCATCTATTATATTTTCATTTTTCTTTTTTGGATTGTCACAAATTGTATATGGGTTTGTTATTGGAATTTTGTTAATGTGTTTTCTAGATAGAATAGGAAGCATGATTACTCTGATAATAGCAAGTTTAAGCATAAATATGGCTGATTATTTTGTCAGAGTAATTGGAAATAAATTTCCTAAGACTATAATTTCATCTAGAGTAGTAGTTAACAATAGTTCGGATATTTTTGTAAATTTGATAATACCAATTATAATAATTCTTGTTGGGATCATAATATATTCGATATTAAGAGAAAATATAAAAATTAAAATACCATCTGTTTTACCCAATAATGTTAAGGAGGGTAATTTTAATATAAGTTTAAGTAATGTAGTAGATATTTATGTTTTGCTATTTTTTGTAACGTATTTTATTATCACATTTATAGGATATAAAATTTCTTCATAATTTAAATTTTAGTTCAGTTTTTTGTTTTAGGGAATATATTGGATTGTTATATGTTTTAAAGGAGTACTAGTTTATGTTTAAAAATAGATTAAGAAACTATGGGTTATGGGTATCAGTTGCAGCACTTATTCCATTATTGCTATCAGCATTTGGAATTAATTTTGTTAGTGAAGATAAATATGTACAGATAATAAATTGCATATTATCTATATTAGTAGCTTTAGGACTTATAAATAATCCAGACACAAATAATCGTTGGTATAAAGATGATAAAATAGAAGAGTACAAAAATAAAGAATTAAACTAATTATTATCTTCAGGAATAAATGTTAACATTTATTCCTGATTTTTTTGTATAAATATGTATTATTATGAAAATATGATAATACATCATTGGTAAACGAGGATAGGATGAAGAGTAGTAAATTATTACTTAAAATTATAATATTTATTTTGTGCATATTAGTTAGCATAAAATTCCATACAGAATTTGCTTATGCAAATGACAATTTTAATAAAAATGTTATTAATGTAGATAAAATTGAAAAATATTGGTGGGGATGCAGGAGATATATGAGTAGTGATCAGGTGAGTAAATTTTCAAATGATTTTGACCTATTAGCAGCTGAATTTAGTTTAATTGGAGGGCTATCTACTCCTATAAGTTTTTTAAATCCATTACTGGGGATTATCACAAGTAGCATGTTTGAAATATCGTCATCATATTGTTGGTTATTATCTACATATCTTGCTAAGGTGGATAGAGGTAATGGAATTATTATAGATTTTATAAATGGATTTATATTTAGAGTGAGGGCTATTTAAATAAAAAGAGGACTAATTAATTTTAGTCCTCTTTTTGTCTATAAATTTAACATTGAATTCATATTGTATATTCCAGCATTTTTTCCAAATAAGTAAAGTGCAGCTTTTATAGCACCTTGTGCAAAAACATCCCGAGATATTGCGGTATGTTTTAATTCTATTATTTCATTGTTTCCGCCAAACATAATTTCATGAGATCCAATCATGTTTCCACATCTTATTGAATGAACTCCAACCTCTTTTTTTTCACGTTTCTTTTCACCGAATCTACCATGATTAAAATCTACATTTTCATCAAAGTTACTTTTTACAAAATCATTTATTGTATCCATTAACATTATTGCAGTTCCACTCGGTGAATCGAGTTTTTGATTATGATGTTTTTCAGTTATTTCTATATCATAATCTTTGTAAAGAGATTTGAGTGCTGTTTTTAATAATTTTTGTAGAACATTTATTCCAATACTCATGTTGTAAGATATAAAAATAGGGATTGTTTTGCTGGCATTATTTATTTTATTTAATTGCTCTTTTGTGTGTCCAGTTGTACAAATTACAATACCTATTTTTTTATTTAGAGCATAATTTAAAATGCTATCTAGTGAGTTTGGGTGTGAGAAGTCAATTATAATATCAACTTTTTCTTGAACATCATTTATATTAAGATAAGTTTTAACATTGCTGTTAATATCTTGTTTTGTATCAACTCCACATACAATTTCTAGGTTATCATAACTTGAACTTAATTTTTCAATTGTTTTTCCCATTCGTCCGTTTATACCGTTTAGAAGTATTTTCAACATTTTTCCTCCAAAGTTTTTTAAATTTAATTACACAAAAAATTAAAGTAAGTTAATATTCTTCATTTCATTTTTTAACTTGTCTAAATTGTTTGGATCTATTTCAACTAGAGGTAATCTAAAATTACCTACATTTTTACCAATTAAATTTAATGCAGTTTTTATTGGGATAGGGTTTGTTTCTATGAAAAGTGAATTTATAAAATTTAAATATTTGAGTTGTAGATCTAAAGATTTTTTAACATTTCCATTTATATACTCATGTGTTATATCATGAACAATTCTAGGAAGTATATTTCCTAAAACTGTGACTGTGCCTTTTCCACCAATACTCATAAATGGAACGATTTGATCATCATTTCCAGAATATAAATCGATATTAGGACAAAGTTTTCTATAGAGTATAGCTTGACTTAAATTTCCAGATGCTTCTTTAATTGAAGTAATATTTTTAAGCTTAGAAAGTTCAAATAACATTTCAGGAGATATATTCATTCCAGTTCTTGAGGGAACATTGTATGCCATAATCGGTAAATCTACTTGATCATTTATAGTCTTAAAATGTTCGAATAACCCATTTTTAGAAGTTTTGTTATAGTATGGTGTTATAACTAAAAGTCCATCAGCTCCAACCTCTTTTGAAAATTTAGAAAGTTCAAGACTTTTTTTAGTATTATTTGTTCCTACTCCAGCAATTATTGGAATTTTTTTGTTTACAATCTCAACAGTCGTTTTTATTAATTCTTTTTTTTCGTTATCAGTTAAGGTAGAACCTTCCCCAGTAGTTCCACAAATTATAATTGCATCTGTGTTATTTTGAATATGCCAAATCAAAAGCTCTTCTAATTTATCTAAATTAATATCACCATTTTCTTTAAAAGGCGTAACAATTGCAACACCTGAACCAATAAATAAACTCATAAATGTTATTCTCCTTTATTATTTAAAATATATTCTGCTATCTGAACTGCATTTAATGCAGCTCCTTTTAAAATGTTATCAGCAACAACCCATATATTTATTGCTTTATCGCAAGACTCGTCAAGTCTAATACGTCCAACAAATACGTCATCTTTTCCAGAAATATATCTTGGCATTGGATATTTATTTTGTTTAATGTCATCCATTAATGTAATACCTTTAAAATTTTTAAGTTCATTGAAAATATCATTTAGTGTGAAGTTGTTCTCAAATTCTATATTTATGCTTTCACTGTGAGAATTTTCAATAGGAACTCTTACACAAGTGGCAGTTATTTTAAGAGAATCATCTTTTAATATTTTTTTAGTTTCATTTATCATTTTCATTTCCTCTTTTGTATAACCATTGTCAGTAAATACATCAATTTGAGGAATTAGATTTCCTTTTATTAAATATTGAAATTTGTTTAGATTTGATTCAACATCTATATCTAAATCTTTAATACCAAAGTTACCAGCACCAGAAACTGCTTGATAAGTTGAATAAATTATTCTTTTAATTTTAAATTTATCATGGAGTGGTTTAAGGGCTATAACAGCTTGTATAGTTGAACAATTTGGATTTGCGATAATTCCATTATTTTTTAAAGCTTCTTCTCCATTAACTTCAGGAACTACAAGAGGGATGTTTTTATCCATTCTGAACGCACTAGAATTATCAATTACAAGAGCATTTTTTTCTGAAAATAGAGGAGAAAATTTAAGGCTTGTATCACTACCAGCAGAGAAGAATGCAAAATCTATATCATTTTTAATATTATCTTCTTTTAATTCAATAACCTCATAGTCTTTATTTTTAAAATTAAGCTTATATCCTAAAGATTTTTTGGAAGCGTATAGATAAATATTTTTAATAGGAAAGTTTCTTTCTTCTAGTACTTTAAGAAATGTTCTTCCTATTTTACCTGTTGCACCAACAACAGCTACATTATATCTCATATAAATAACCTCCAGATTCTAAAATATAGTATTTATTATATTATAAATGAATTTAATAATCAAAAGTAATAAAAGTATATTTGAAATAGGTTATGGTTAAACTGTCACTATAATAAATAATATACTTTTCTTTTCAAGAGGTGAATTATTATAAGTAATAGCAGTTCTCTAAAAAGGATAATAAAGCAAAAGTTAAAATCAAATAAAAAATTAACTGAATTAGAGCAGTTGAGAGAAAATTTAAAATATGAAATAGCTGAAGAACTTGGATTAAAAGATAAAGTTGATAAATATGGTTGGAGTGGTCTTACGGCCAGTGAAACAGGAAAAATTGGTGGAATAATGACAAAGAGAAAGAAAGAGTTGAACGTTCCAAAGAATTCAGATATATTAAATAATTCAAAAGGATGAATTTTTAAAAATATAAAATTTTAGTTATTGACATTTATGAATTAATTATGCATAATAATACCTGTAGTTTACATTTGATATATTTGATTTGGCTGGATAGCTCAGTTGGTAGAGCAGAGGACTGAAAATCCTCGTGTCGCTGGTTCGATTCCTGCTCTAGCCACCAAATATTTAAGGCAGTGCTTTTGCACTGCCTTAAATCTTTTTTGATTCTTCATAAACAAATGATTTAACTTCTTTATCTAATTGGATAATTGTATTTAAATCTGGATTTTCTATAATCGTATAGTTAGATAAAGATTTTTCAATTAGAAGTTCTATATCTAAGAATGAGATTTTTTTATTTAAAAATAGTCTAACAGCTTCTTCATTTGAAGAATTAAATATTGTTGTTGCAGTACCGCCAAGTTTTCCAGCTTCAAATGCCATTTTTACACAAGGATATCTTTCAAAATCCAATTTAGAAAAATTTAGTGATGATATTTCTTCAAAGTTTAATGCTTTGAAGTCTTTGTTTTGTATTCTATCAGGATATGTTAAAGCGTACTGAATAGGAACTCTCATATCCGGAGTTCCAAGTTGAGCTATTATAGTAGAATCATCGAATTCAACCATCGAATGTATAATGCTTTCACGATGAAGGATAACCTTTATGTTCTGATAATCTACATTGAATAAAAAATGTGTTTCGATTATTTCAAGTCCTTTGTTTGCCATTGTTGCAGAATCTATTGTTATTTTTGCACCCATTGACCAATTTGGGTGTTTTAATGCATCTTCAATACTAACATTTTTAAGTTCATCTCTTGTTTTATCTCTAAAACTTCCACCAGATGCCGTTAAAATTAAGTTTTTTATACTTTTATGGTTTTCACCGTTTAAGGCTTGGAATATGGCGGAATGTTCACTATCGATTGGTATGAGATCCACATTGTATTCTTCAACTTTTTGATTTATTATGTGACCTGCTGTAACAAGAGTTTCCTTATTTGCGAGAGCTATATTTTTATGGGATTCTATAGCGTGTATAGTTGGTAAGAGTCCTATATTTCCAACTAGACCGTTTATGATAATATTTGATTTGTTAAATGTTGCAATTTCTAACAATCCATCATTTCCGTATGTGAATTTTATAGTTGGATACTCCGCACGCATACGTTCAAAATCATTTTTATTTTTTAAACATACAAGTTCAGGAGAAAAATGTTTTAAGATTTTTCTAAGTTCCGCTATATTTTCTCCTATAGAAATTGAATTTAGTTTAAATTTATGTGGATTGTTTTTTATAACGTCAAGAGATTGTATTCCAATAGATCCTGTTGCTCCTAGAATAGAAATATTTTTCATTATGTAAAATCCCCTTTTAAATTAATGTATGTATGTAAGTGCTTTTATTTTGTCTATCATAAATTCTGTATTAAGACCAGAAATTTTTCTTAGATTATCAGTATCTCCTTGATGAAAGAAGTTATCTTCAATTCCAAATACTTCAATATCATTTTTGTATTTGTGTTTGATTGCAAATTCACAAATACCTGATCCAAATCCTCCTATTTTGCAAGCTTCTTCTATTGTTACAATAGGCATATTTGATTTAAATATTTTGTGAAGCATATCTTCATCCATAGGTTTTATAAAACGAGCATTTACAATTTTTATGCTTATATCTTTTGTCTTAAAAAAATCATATATATCATGTGCAACTTTGAGCATTGGTCCAAATGTTAAAATAGTTAGATCATTCCCCTCTTTTTCAACTGTCCATGAGCCAAACTCGATATTTTTAAAGTGAGGAACATGAGTTAAATTGGAGTATCCTCTAGGGTATCTATAAGATATGATTCCTTTATTTTCGTAATTATAAAGACAATTATATAAAAGGTGTTGAGCCTCTATTTGATCTTTTGGCATGACTATTGATATATTTGGTATTGGTCTAAGAAAACTAATGTCATATATACCGTGATGGGTGTCACCATCACCTGTTGCGAATCCGCATTTATCTACTGCGATTAATAAATTTATGTTTTGTCTTGCTATATCGTGTATAACTTGATCGTATGCACGTTGTAAGAATGTTGAATATACAAAAAATATTGGTTTAAGATTTGATAAAGCTAATGCACCAGAAAATGTTGCTGCATGCTGTTCTGCTATTCCTACATCGAAAGTTCTATCAGGAAATTTATTTTTAAAGAACTCTAGTTTAGAACCTTTTGTCATTGCAGGAGAAATGCAAACTATATTTTTATCTTTTTTCGCAAGACGTTCAACAGTTTCTGATACAATAGATCCCCAAGCTCTATGATTTTGATTTTTGGATTTAATCTTGAGTCCAGTAGATTTATCAAAAGGACCAATTCCATGCCACGATCCTATATTGTCATTTTCAGCTGTATGAAGTCCCTTACCTTTTTTTGTAATTATGTGAAGAACAGATGGTCTTGAAATATTTTTAATTTTATTTAGAGCATCTATTAAACTTTTGATATTGTGGCCATCTATAGGTCCTGAATAATTTAAATTTATACTTTGAAAAAATTGTTTCATTGAAAAATTTATTGATTCATTTTTTTTGAGATTTGATATGCATGAAGACGATTCATATATGTTTGTATTATTATTTTTGGGCATTAGTGCACAAATATTTTTTGAAATAGACATTTGATTATCATTTAATATAATCAAAAGTTTTTTTTGCTCGTATCCAATATTATTTAGAGCCTCAAGAGCCATTCCACCAGTTAATGCACCATCACCTATAACGGAAATTATATTTTCCGATGTTTTTTTAAAATCTCTACTAACTGCAAGTGCTAAGGCAGCAGATAAAGATGTAGAACTATGACCTGTTTCCCAAATATCAAAATTGCTTTCACATCTCCTTGGAAATCCCGAAAGTCCATTAAATTTTCTCAGAGAGTCAAAAAATTTTGCTCTACCTGTAAGGATTTTATGAGTATAGCATTGATGACCAACATCAAAAATTAACTTATCTTTTTCAAAATCAAAAATATAATGTAGTGCTATTGTTAGTTCTATAACTCCAAGATTTGAAGAAACATGTCCACCTGTATGACTTAAAGATTCAATTAAAAAATCCCTTATTTGTTCAGAAAGTAAGTAAAGTTTATCAATTGAAAGATTCTTCAAAAAACTTGGATTATCTATTCTATATAAATGATCAAAATTTTTCATTTTTTTCCCATCCTAAAATGTTTTTTAAATCAAAAGGATATTTAATTATAACATTAAAACAATAATTAAAAAATCAAAATTGAGTTATTTATTTTTAAATTTAATTTAAAACATTAGGATTATAGAAGTAAAGATAAGATAAAACTAATCATTTTTAATAGTAATTTTATTTTTTTTACTATTTTTTGAATTGTTTAATAAAAGTATTCTATTTACTGATGATTGGCTGTAAGAGTTTAAGACTGCTTTATTAGGCAAGTTAGTGAGTGGTATAGTTATACTTACATCTCCGTTTACATCTAATGGAACCTTTATCATAGAATTTACAGACAAGTAGGATGGCAGGGTTAAATAAGAAATTAGTGCAGTACCTAATAATACTTTTTTCATTCAATATCCTCCAAAGTTAATATTAAGTTAAAAATATTCAATAAATATTAATAAATTATACTATAAATATTTATTGAATAAAATACAAATTTTAGATACAAATTTTTATAATTTGAATATCTTAGTTTTTTATAGAAAGTATAATAAAAATTTTTAAAACTGAGAAAACTTACTATTAGTAAAATTAAGGAGGAAATTAATTTGAATAGTAGGGTGAGGAGAAGTTTCTTTATATTTTTAATGGTAATTTTTTATTGTTTTAATAGTGTTTCAATGGTATCTGCGTTACCAATAAAAAATATAAGCGGATATGAACTCTTAAGAGAAGAGTATATTGATATATTGAAATCAAGAGTTTTATTATATGAACATAAGAAAAGTGGAGCTAAGGTTATTCACATAAAGAATAATTCGAAGGTAAAACTTTTTGATATAACATTTAAAGTTCCTACGATTAATAATAAAGGGACTAATCATATTTTGGAGCATATATTTTTTTCGGGGTCTGAGAAATATCCGATTAAAGATGTGTTTCCTGCATTATTTTATTTAAATAATTTGGAATATATAAATGCAGCGACGGACACAAACTATGTTACATATTATGTATCTTCAAGAGATAATAATCAATTAAAGACTATT is from Candidatus Arthromitus sp. SFB-rat-Yit and encodes:
- a CDS encoding aspartate-semialdehyde dehydrogenase; translated protein: MRYNVAVVGATGKIGRTFLKVLEERNFPIKNIYLYASKKSLGYKLNFKNKDYEVIELKEDNIKNDIDFAFFSAGSDTSLKFSPLFSEKNALVIDNSSAFRMDKNIPLVVPEVNGEEALKNNGIIANPNCSTIQAVIALKPLHDKFKIKRIIYSTYQAVSGAGNFGIKDLDIDVESNLNKFQYLIKGNLIPQIDVFTDNGYTKEEMKMINETKKILKDDSLKITATCVRVPIENSHSESINIEFENNFTLNDIFNELKNFKGITLMDDIKQNKYPMPRYISGKDDVFVGRIRLDESCDKAINIWVVADNILKGAALNAVQIAEYILNNKGE
- a CDS encoding DUF4214 domain-containing protein; this translates as MKVYKFLASFTVIVLFVSLFFNTNVHAIINRYFEDTFEVSVPGLPSKYSNVFCNLEDVSVEIKEDKIVILNLVPDQVYHNVEITFTDDIGRKYEFNFDNVITSLPKKANNKFVYDAYLNGLGRKPDHTGFKYWFGRLSSGTITAVDFINEMVSSDEFNSNYSMSIEKIKALYKTVVGREADEEGLGFWLSEFNILVEQNGIKSSNAILELVKRMVSENEFISIVEEAGFIYN
- a CDS encoding phage holin, whose protein sequence is MFKNRLRNYGLWVSVAALIPLLLSAFGINFVSEDKYVQIINCILSILVALGLINNPDTNNRWYKDDKIEEYKNKELN
- a CDS encoding 2-hydroxyacid dehydrogenase, giving the protein MKLILFDAKPYDKEYFDMYSREYNVDIVYEDKKLTFETCHLANGFDAVCIFVNDVVDKEVIDKLHEFGIKLIVLRCAGYNGVDIKYAKNKITVVRVPAYSPNSIAEISIGMILTLTRKINKAINKTKNYNFSLEGLVGFDLFNRTVGIIGTGKIAQEFMKILSGIGMKILAYDLYPNYELESKLGFKYVDLDTIYKESDIISLHCPLTSDNAHMINKDSISKMKDRVIIVNTARGMLIDTKALIDAIKSGKVYGAALDVYENEKNYFFNDCSETGIDDEMLKELLSLENVILFSHQAYLTEEALTNIALVSLNNIKSFCNNEFLNNEVFYDELQDKIVDFRK
- the dapA gene encoding 4-hydroxy-tetrahydrodipicolinate synthase, which codes for MSLFIGSGVAIVTPFKENGDINLDKLEELLIWHIQNNTDAIIICGTTGEGSTLTDNEKKELIKTTVEIVNKKIPIIAGVGTNNTKKSLELSKFSKEVGADGLLVITPYYNKTSKNGLFEHFKTINDQVDLPIMAYNVPSRTGMNISPEMLFELSKLKNITSIKEASGNLSQAILYRKLCPNIDLYSGNDDQIVPFMSIGGKGTVTVLGNILPRIVHDITHEYINGNVKKSLDLQLKYLNFINSLFIETNPIPIKTALNLIGKNVGNFRLPLVEIDPNNLDKLKNEMKNINLL
- a CDS encoding small, acid-soluble spore protein, alpha/beta type → MSNSSSLKRIIKQKLKSNKKLTELEQLRENLKYEIAEELGLKDKVDKYGWSGLTASETGKIGGIMTKRKKELNVPKNSDILNNSKG
- the dxr gene encoding 1-deoxy-D-xylulose-5-phosphate reductoisomerase, which codes for MKNISILGATGSIGIQSLDVIKNNPHKFKLNSISIGENIAELRKILKHFSPELVCLKNKNDFERMRAEYPTIKFTYGNDGLLEIATFNKSNIIINGLVGNIGLLPTIHAIESHKNIALANKETLVTAGHIINQKVEEYNVDLIPIDSEHSAIFQALNGENHKSIKNLILTASGGSFRDKTRDELKNVSIEDALKHPNWSMGAKITIDSATMANKGLEIIETHFLFNVDYQNIKVILHRESIIHSMVEFDDSTIIAQLGTPDMRVPIQYALTYPDRIQNKDFKALNFEEISSLNFSKLDFERYPCVKMAFEAGKLGGTATTIFNSSNEEAVRLFLNKKISFLDIELLIEKSLSNYTIIENPDLNTIIQLDKEVKSFVYEESKKI
- the dapB gene encoding 4-hydroxy-tetrahydrodipicolinate reductase; this translates as MLKILLNGINGRMGKTIEKLSSSYDNLEIVCGVDTKQDINSNVKTYLNINDVQEKVDIIIDFSHPNSLDSILNYALNKKIGIVICTTGHTKEQLNKINNASKTIPIFISYNMSIGINVLQKLLKTALKSLYKDYDIEITEKHHNQKLDSPSGTAIMLMDTINDFVKSNFDENVDFNHGRFGEKKREKKEVGVHSIRCGNMIGSHEIMFGGNNEIIELKHTAISRDVFAQGAIKAALYLFGKNAGIYNMNSMLNL
- a CDS encoding glucosamine-6-phosphate deaminase, which codes for MFLIIFSITSCSRFTISNRYYGNNTANKKFNVDIEVNKLYKNLAIDEVNFEISNINSQSNELQKIYQDYPSNYEFIKNLNARIINVLDNIGFNEEIEYNFAQKSKNNNILFTKRSELGDINTKTLLITTTYFNSNNEFNPKNISMIFEMLRLFENFNKKYHLSVLFINNSSSISNTINTSIDDVLVHLDLLSIIDLQFEDTLNKVNVLNLNNESKISTFINDSINYNSFNFINFSEIIDKTQFNNISNNKIDFVRIVSETNTIYINKCATFLISIIADILNKPNIPSVSTNDLMFRVVLDLYNHNSIKKILYKINNGEYSELTKQSILEVDDYINLKIKLVDLFDNQSDELSLKLF
- a CDS encoding CPBP family glutamic-type intramembrane protease, with protein sequence MTKTKLFNFILFMDFIIYIFSNLILFKYVPQNSYYIFYMCLRDIILFLFSIAVYLNFYNSRISSMLVFPKLNSKIIKNSIIIGISFYLIANGVNLIFTSIFKFTLGNRFYLNNIYIRDYFGFEFIFYIFVHTIFTELFFRCILKDAFKFLSNKARLVLSSIIFSFFFFGLSQIVYGFVIGILLMCFLDRIGSMITLIIASLSINMADYFVRVIGNKFPKTIISSRVVVNNSSDIFVNLIIPIIIILVGIIIYSILRENIKIKIPSVLPNNVKEGNFNISLSNVVDIYVLLFFVTYFIITFIGYKISS